One Fuerstiella marisgermanici DNA window includes the following coding sequences:
- a CDS encoding TIM barrel protein, with protein sequence MDVVLEEKHSHAGLSNENEPPLLGTAELLLATDFSELVAEVRQLQRRRIRMVSIRRQRACRIGLPNLKMVLEDAGLQICTVGFAGGFTGTLGRGYRQAVDDTRRALDFAAALNARGVVVMSGSRGNHTYNHAARTIRDGLFDCLDDALRLRIDMLVPLTTMFGKQTDVFEPRCDSMLDWIDEFDNHRIKGMMMLRRRSPLKGLPACWERCLRSGGALRIGRRCRRTLGSHNVVAEIALRLRDVAVPVS encoded by the coding sequence ATGGACGTTGTGTTGGAAGAAAAGCATTCGCATGCTGGTTTATCAAACGAAAACGAACCACCGCTACTGGGAACGGCTGAGCTGCTGCTCGCGACAGATTTTTCTGAACTGGTCGCTGAAGTGCGGCAATTGCAGCGAAGGCGTATACGGATGGTCAGCATCCGGCGGCAACGAGCCTGCCGCATCGGCTTACCAAACTTGAAGATGGTTTTGGAAGACGCCGGCCTGCAGATCTGCACGGTTGGCTTTGCGGGCGGGTTTACCGGCACTTTAGGTCGTGGATACCGTCAGGCAGTCGACGATACTCGGCGAGCTCTCGACTTTGCAGCAGCTTTGAACGCACGCGGTGTCGTGGTAATGTCCGGTAGTCGAGGCAATCATACGTACAATCACGCTGCTCGCACAATTCGCGACGGCCTGTTCGATTGTCTGGACGATGCGTTGCGGCTGCGGATCGATATGCTGGTCCCACTGACAACAATGTTTGGCAAACAGACGGACGTGTTTGAGCCCCGATGCGATTCGATGCTGGACTGGATCGATGAGTTCGACAATCATCGGATTAAAGGTATGATGATGCTGCGGCGCCGTTCGCCGTTAAAAGGATTACCTGCCTGCTGGGAACGCTGCCTTCGCTCTGGTGGTGCACTCCGCATTGGCCGTCGCTGTCGCAGAACTCTGGGCAGTCACAACGTGGTTGCCGAAATCGCGTTGCGACTCAGAGACGTGGCGGTTCCAGTCTCTTAG
- a CDS encoding serine hydrolase domain-containing protein, giving the protein MKPTTRLLLIVFLAVLPIGSSHAQSVQEQAHAAGIPEASPADVGMNAERLAVIDDVVAEGLDRNKMPGCVVLVGHKGRIVFHKAYGYRQLVPEKQPMELDTVFDMASLTKPVATATSVMLLVEAGKIDLQAPVAKYIPEFGANGKQDITVKQLLTHSGGLIPDNSIKDYADGSEVAFEKIHALKPYIEPGTRFVYTDVGFIVLAELVERLSGKNVHEFSQQKIFGPLKMTETGYLPSDDLKPRAAVTQERDGQPMRGDVHDPRAFALGGIAGHAGLFSTAKDLSRYAQMLINGGSLDGVAVMKPETVKQMTDPVEVSSGLRTLGWDMRSPYSSNRGDFFTKAAFGHGGFTGTAMWIDPPQELFVIFLSNRVHPDGKGSVNALAGRIGTIAGAAIAD; this is encoded by the coding sequence ATGAAACCTACCACCCGCCTTCTGCTGATTGTTTTTCTCGCCGTTCTACCGATCGGTTCTTCCCACGCCCAATCGGTTCAGGAGCAGGCACACGCCGCTGGTATCCCTGAAGCTTCGCCAGCGGATGTGGGAATGAATGCTGAACGGCTGGCGGTGATCGACGACGTTGTGGCCGAAGGTTTGGACCGCAACAAGATGCCTGGTTGCGTGGTGCTGGTCGGTCACAAGGGCCGCATCGTGTTTCACAAAGCTTACGGCTATCGCCAATTGGTACCCGAAAAGCAGCCCATGGAACTCGACACCGTGTTCGACATGGCGTCCCTGACCAAACCGGTCGCGACAGCCACATCTGTGATGCTGCTGGTAGAAGCAGGCAAGATTGATTTGCAGGCACCGGTGGCGAAGTACATTCCGGAATTCGGCGCAAATGGAAAGCAGGACATCACCGTCAAGCAGTTGCTGACTCATTCCGGCGGACTGATTCCCGATAATTCCATCAAGGATTACGCCGACGGTTCTGAAGTTGCCTTCGAGAAAATTCATGCTTTGAAGCCGTACATTGAACCCGGTACGAGGTTCGTCTACACCGACGTCGGCTTCATTGTGTTGGCCGAATTGGTCGAACGTCTGAGCGGAAAGAATGTTCACGAGTTTTCGCAGCAGAAGATCTTCGGCCCACTTAAAATGACGGAAACGGGCTACCTCCCGTCTGACGATCTCAAGCCGCGAGCGGCCGTGACTCAGGAACGCGACGGCCAGCCAATGAGAGGCGATGTCCACGATCCTCGCGCGTTCGCGCTGGGCGGAATCGCGGGGCACGCCGGGCTGTTTTCGACGGCAAAGGATCTCAGTCGTTATGCTCAGATGCTGATCAACGGCGGTTCGCTCGACGGTGTAGCGGTGATGAAGCCGGAAACCGTGAAGCAGATGACCGATCCGGTTGAAGTATCATCGGGGCTGCGAACGCTGGGTTGGGACATGCGAAGTCCGTATTCGTCGAATCGAGGCGACTTTTTCACCAAGGCGGCATTCGGCCACGGTGGATTCACTGGCACGGCGATGTGGATCGATCCACCGCAGGAACTGTTCGTGATCTTTTTAAGTAACCGAGTTCACCCGGACGGCAAAGGATCGGTGAACGCATTGGCTGGACGTATCGGCACAATCGCGGGAGCGGCAATCGCGGACTGA
- a CDS encoding serine/threonine-protein kinase, with protein MLNDKSVSELISRSLSGHLDSTDQKAVDERLAGDAKCRNFARLSKLIQDSLSDVAEKTLQGDTSVTAGLSAVAKSKLKQKLRKESARLSQMQLSATMVPDRTDTPVHGMGVAEEKRRAATDPADILSPKEGDLRKMSSRFSLIRKLGEGGLGTVWLARDEKLKRTVAIKEMNAAAAEHPRAWQRFHREAEITGHLEHPNIVPMYQFGHDAEHGQPFYAMRFVGKRTLVEAIEEYHDRREMGEDVTMDLHRLLSAFIGICQAIAYAHSRGVIHRDLKPENVALDNFGQVIVLDWGLAKISDEFESESILSGDSPLSDSGFGQTMAGEFIGTPLYMAPEQASGQLDMVDYRTDVYGLGAILFAMLTGSAPHQNSSVKEGSAVPIPELLESVAQRPSPRVRDYLPGVPSDLANICQKAMHPKRHSRYQSATEVADSVQRWMAGRSNRRQAYANSRGEGRELRTAMQGAVRDLERNVRFMSSLPPIQGLINAAQNDPPEDLTVWRERLGVIFGGLLKTNCDFGSVSFAKVSDGKFQELVRMERHRTDAYNIRSIPASRLGSGPLTTCMEKALSGHPDEVHVALSSECPDDRRRPADGHGGNRLAAAVPIFDAKSEELFGFVMIEACLERLIETLLRERVRSPGRLFVLDNECRILIQINSKHGRVRDDDGKAMSSMSDHWETILPTLKDRGEYVDEQDHAVYATRIDLVPGRYSLAIAMCLAVPE; from the coding sequence ATGCTCAATGACAAAAGTGTTTCCGAATTGATTTCGCGTTCGCTTTCCGGGCATCTCGATTCCACCGATCAGAAGGCTGTCGACGAACGCCTTGCAGGCGACGCCAAGTGTCGAAACTTCGCGCGCCTGTCAAAACTGATCCAGGATTCGCTGTCCGATGTTGCAGAAAAAACACTGCAGGGCGACACATCTGTGACGGCAGGGCTATCCGCAGTCGCCAAATCGAAGCTAAAGCAAAAACTGCGAAAGGAAAGCGCAAGGTTGAGTCAGATGCAACTAAGCGCCACCATGGTTCCCGATCGAACCGACACGCCGGTCCATGGTATGGGCGTTGCCGAAGAAAAACGTCGTGCGGCCACCGATCCCGCCGATATCCTGTCGCCGAAAGAAGGCGACCTGCGCAAAATGTCGAGCCGTTTTTCGCTGATTCGTAAGTTGGGCGAAGGCGGGTTGGGAACAGTTTGGCTGGCTCGCGATGAAAAGCTTAAACGCACCGTCGCCATCAAAGAAATGAACGCTGCCGCCGCTGAACATCCTCGCGCCTGGCAGCGTTTTCATCGCGAAGCTGAAATCACCGGCCACCTGGAACATCCGAACATCGTGCCGATGTATCAGTTCGGCCACGATGCCGAACACGGCCAGCCGTTTTACGCAATGCGATTCGTTGGCAAGCGGACACTTGTTGAGGCCATCGAAGAGTATCACGATCGCCGCGAGATGGGCGAAGACGTGACGATGGATCTGCATCGCTTGCTATCGGCCTTCATCGGAATTTGCCAGGCAATCGCCTACGCTCATTCGCGCGGTGTTATCCATCGTGACCTGAAACCCGAAAATGTGGCGCTGGATAACTTTGGTCAGGTGATTGTGCTGGACTGGGGACTCGCCAAGATTTCGGACGAATTCGAATCCGAAAGCATTCTGTCCGGCGATTCACCACTGTCAGACAGTGGCTTCGGCCAAACGATGGCAGGCGAATTTATCGGCACGCCGCTGTATATGGCTCCCGAGCAGGCATCCGGGCAACTGGACATGGTCGATTACCGTACGGACGTGTATGGATTAGGAGCCATCTTGTTTGCGATGCTGACAGGGTCGGCGCCTCATCAAAACAGTAGTGTCAAAGAAGGGTCTGCCGTTCCGATTCCAGAGCTTCTGGAAAGCGTGGCTCAACGTCCTTCGCCACGAGTCCGCGACTACCTGCCCGGAGTCCCGTCTGATTTGGCGAACATCTGTCAGAAAGCGATGCACCCGAAGCGACATTCCCGCTATCAATCGGCCACCGAAGTGGCCGATTCGGTGCAGCGTTGGATGGCAGGTCGCAGCAACCGACGACAAGCTTATGCCAACAGCCGAGGAGAAGGCCGCGAATTGCGTACGGCCATGCAGGGAGCTGTGCGCGATCTGGAACGTAACGTGCGGTTTATGTCCAGCCTGCCACCGATCCAGGGACTCATCAATGCTGCTCAGAACGATCCTCCCGAAGATTTGACCGTCTGGCGTGAACGACTTGGCGTCATTTTCGGCGGGCTGCTAAAGACAAATTGCGACTTCGGTTCTGTGTCGTTCGCGAAGGTTAGCGACGGGAAGTTTCAGGAATTGGTCCGGATGGAGCGGCATCGAACAGATGCGTACAACATCCGTTCGATTCCGGCCAGTCGCTTGGGATCCGGCCCGCTGACGACCTGCATGGAGAAAGCACTAAGCGGTCATCCGGACGAAGTACACGTAGCGTTGTCTTCAGAATGTCCGGACGATCGTCGTCGCCCCGCCGATGGCCATGGCGGCAACCGGCTTGCCGCGGCCGTCCCAATCTTCGACGCGAAGTCTGAAGAATTGTTTGGCTTCGTGATGATTGAAGCGTGCCTGGAACGGCTGATCGAAACTCTGTTGCGGGAACGAGTGCGTTCGCCGGGACGCTTGTTTGTGCTGGACAATGAATGCCGCATTCTGATCCAGATCAACAGCAAGCACGGTCGCGTACGAGATGACGATGGCAAGGCGATGAGTTCCATGTCGGACCACTGGGAAACAATCTTGCCTACGCTGAAAGACCGTGGTGAATACGTCGACGAACAGGACCACGCCGTCTACGCAACACGAATCGACCTCGTACCCGGCCGGTACTCGCTAGCCATCGCTATGTGCCTTGCCGTGCCCGAATGA
- a CDS encoding Trm112 family protein: MPFEYEKVKDILVCPKTRCDLVHDGDCLVSTDPETRLKYPIVDDIPRLLADEATELPTDEWTAVMQRHNVAVNS, from the coding sequence ATGCCGTTCGAATACGAAAAAGTGAAGGACATTCTGGTCTGTCCCAAAACTCGCTGCGACCTGGTCCACGACGGGGATTGCCTTGTCAGTACCGATCCGGAGACTCGGCTGAAGTATCCCATTGTGGACGACATTCCTCGACTTCTTGCTGACGAAGCGACCGAATTGCCCACCGACGAATGGACGGCCGTCATGCAGCGCCACAACGTCGCAGTCAATAGTTAG
- a CDS encoding sigma-70 family RNA polymerase sigma factor, protein MDPPHNSPVDPDRWVDEYGDYLYRYALSRLRHVAAAEEVVQETFLAGIRFQDRFTGEGAERAWLLGILKRKIVDYVRMRNRYDRDSSYEDTNDPSAQLFDQQGRWKADAFAAATPVDGVESSELREVVQGCLENIPKSQADVFVLSVMEEMETDEICSELGITATNLWVRLHRARLALAKCVGSRWFADAGEEIPSHAQ, encoded by the coding sequence TTGGATCCGCCGCATAACTCACCCGTCGATCCGGACCGCTGGGTCGACGAATACGGAGACTATCTATACCGCTACGCGCTATCCCGACTGCGCCACGTTGCTGCAGCGGAAGAAGTCGTACAGGAAACATTTCTTGCGGGTATCCGCTTTCAGGATCGTTTTACCGGCGAAGGCGCGGAACGAGCGTGGTTGCTGGGCATTTTGAAACGCAAAATCGTGGACTACGTGCGGATGCGAAACCGCTACGATCGAGACAGTTCCTACGAAGACACGAACGATCCTTCAGCACAGCTATTCGATCAACAAGGCCGCTGGAAGGCCGATGCGTTTGCGGCCGCAACGCCTGTGGATGGCGTCGAATCCAGCGAACTTCGGGAGGTTGTGCAGGGTTGTCTTGAAAACATCCCCAAAAGTCAGGCGGACGTGTTTGTGTTGAGCGTGATGGAAGAAATGGAAACCGACGAAATTTGTTCAGAACTGGGCATCACAGCCACAAATCTGTGGGTACGGTTGCATCGAGCTCGACTAGCGCTGGCCAAGTGCGTTGGGTCGAGATGGTTTGCTGACGCTGGCGAGGAGATTCCGTCTCATGCTCAATGA
- a CDS encoding radical SAM protein, producing MYTLRMAKRMLLETNKRLLWKLFWNMGVKGTRSVLAHRKRMKQGQFFPPFLYVSIINSCNLRCQGCWVDVAAKQQTIDLTAMNKLITEAKQAGNTFFGIVGGEPFMHPELFDILAAHPDCYFQIFTNGQFITEEKAKRLVELGNVTPLISVEGNEIISDQRRGRSDVYNKTLAGIENCLKANVMTGVCTSLCKTNIDDLLTEQWVDRLIEMGVLYTWFHVYRPMGPDAMPELCLTPEQQRRAREFVVEMRAKKPIIIIDAYYDGDGQALCPAANGISHHINPWGDIEPCPIVQFSKESIHSSDDDDRSLVDKFTQSEYLSDFRQLAQETTRGCIVLERPELLQQVVEKHSAKDSTARGTALQELKSMLPRTSQYHPGHEIPERNWYYRIAKKFLFNDFGVYNGHDHSKTAAPYIVGATENSSGVALPQAGSSTGCCSEPDVVQLNTGGD from the coding sequence ATGTACACACTGCGCATGGCCAAACGCATGCTGCTGGAAACCAACAAGCGGCTCTTGTGGAAGCTGTTCTGGAACATGGGCGTGAAGGGCACTCGATCGGTGCTGGCTCATCGCAAGCGAATGAAGCAGGGACAGTTCTTTCCACCGTTCCTGTACGTGTCCATCATCAACAGTTGTAACCTGCGCTGTCAGGGTTGCTGGGTCGACGTCGCGGCCAAGCAGCAAACGATCGACCTGACGGCGATGAATAAACTCATCACGGAAGCCAAACAAGCGGGCAATACGTTTTTTGGAATTGTGGGCGGCGAACCGTTCATGCATCCGGAACTGTTCGACATTCTTGCCGCTCATCCCGACTGCTATTTTCAAATCTTCACCAACGGTCAATTCATCACGGAAGAAAAAGCCAAGCGACTGGTGGAACTCGGCAACGTCACGCCGCTGATCAGTGTCGAAGGCAACGAAATCATCAGTGACCAGCGTCGTGGGCGATCGGATGTTTACAACAAGACTCTGGCGGGCATTGAAAACTGCCTGAAAGCCAACGTGATGACGGGCGTCTGCACCAGCCTTTGCAAGACGAACATTGACGACCTGCTGACGGAACAGTGGGTGGATCGGCTGATCGAAATGGGAGTTCTCTACACATGGTTCCACGTCTACCGACCGATGGGGCCGGACGCGATGCCGGAACTATGCCTGACACCCGAACAGCAGCGGCGTGCTCGTGAGTTCGTGGTCGAAATGCGAGCGAAAAAACCCATCATCATTATCGACGCCTACTACGATGGCGACGGGCAGGCTCTGTGCCCGGCCGCCAATGGCATCAGTCATCACATCAATCCATGGGGCGATATTGAACCGTGTCCAATCGTTCAATTTTCGAAGGAAAGCATTCATTCGTCAGATGACGACGATCGTTCGCTGGTCGATAAGTTTACTCAGTCAGAGTACCTATCTGATTTCCGTCAACTGGCGCAGGAAACAACTCGCGGCTGTATTGTGCTGGAACGTCCCGAGTTACTGCAGCAGGTAGTCGAAAAGCACAGCGCGAAGGATTCTACCGCGCGAGGCACCGCGCTGCAGGAATTGAAGTCGATGCTGCCGCGCACGTCGCAGTACCATCCGGGGCATGAAATTCCGGAACGCAATTGGTACTACCGTATCGCGAAGAAGTTTCTGTTTAACGACTTCGGCGTCTACAACGGCCACGACCATTCCAAAACAGCGGCGCCGTACATTGTGGGAGCCACTGAAAACAGTTCCGGTGTCGCTCTGCCACAAGCAGGTTCTTCGACTGGTTGCTGTAGCGAGCCCGATGTGGTTCAGCTGAATACCGGTGGCGACTAA